The Roseicyclus marinus genome has a segment encoding these proteins:
- a CDS encoding alpha/beta hydrolase, whose protein sequence is MKQAIVAGVAVLCIALGLWGLEAPRAGLAISQDRVGETPVTVMRLPEAEGPVVVIAHGFAGSRQLMAAWQLSLARAGFITVSFDFEGHGRNPVPMSGDVSSIDGTTRLLMAETARVTDYAVALPGAEPHVALVGHSMASDIVVRQGLADARVAAIVGISIFSQAVTAEEPANLLMLNGAWEGALRGEAQRVMADLGATEGETVGTPGEGFARRAEAVPFVEHVGVLYAPAGIESGIDWIAASFGMVPQAGAVALGPWIILTLFGIVLLVLPAARLLPEGPAPWHPERGMFWALAVLPALVAPGLLSLFETRFLPVLVADYLALHLALYGALVLGGAAWAGGMPVRRGIWLGLGLAVYGIVVFGGIMDRYVGSFVPHPGRLAVIAAILPGAVLAMLADAVLSEATRAALWRRVVARGMFLISLGIAVALDFERLFFLILILPVIGLFYLSYGMMGRFLGKRTGSVVAVGVGLGVILGWALGVTFPMFDPGV, encoded by the coding sequence ATGAAACAGGCGATCGTGGCAGGCGTGGCGGTGCTGTGCATCGCGCTGGGTCTTTGGGGGCTGGAAGCGCCGCGCGCGGGGCTTGCCATCTCGCAGGACCGCGTGGGCGAGACGCCCGTCACCGTGATGCGCCTGCCCGAGGCGGAAGGGCCGGTGGTGGTCATCGCGCATGGCTTTGCCGGATCGCGGCAGTTGATGGCCGCCTGGCAGCTGAGCCTTGCGCGGGCGGGGTTCATCACCGTCAGTTTCGATTTCGAGGGGCATGGCCGCAACCCGGTGCCGATGTCGGGCGATGTAAGCAGCATCGACGGGACGACACGGTTGTTGATGGCGGAAACCGCGCGCGTGACGGATTACGCGGTGGCTCTGCCCGGTGCGGAGCCGCATGTGGCGCTGGTGGGGCATTCCATGGCCTCGGACATCGTGGTGCGACAGGGGCTGGCCGATGCGCGGGTCGCGGCGATCGTGGGCATCTCGATTTTCAGCCAGGCGGTGACGGCGGAGGAACCGGCCAACCTGTTGATGCTGAACGGGGCCTGGGAAGGCGCGTTGCGCGGGGAAGCGCAGCGGGTGATGGCCGATCTGGGCGCGACCGAGGGGGAGACGGTCGGCACTCCGGGAGAGGGTTTCGCCCGCCGGGCCGAGGCCGTGCCGTTTGTGGAGCATGTGGGGGTGCTGTATGCGCCCGCAGGGATCGAGAGCGGCATCGACTGGATCGCGGCAAGTTTCGGGATGGTGCCGCAGGCGGGCGCGGTGGCGCTTGGCCCCTGGATCATCCTGACCCTGTTCGGAATCGTGCTGCTTGTCCTGCCTGCGGCGCGGCTTTTGCCCGAGGGGCCGGCGCCCTGGCACCCGGAGCGGGGGATGTTCTGGGCGCTGGCGGTGTTGCCCGCGCTGGTGGCACCGGGTCTGCTCAGCCTGTTCGAGACAAGATTCCTGCCGGTTCTGGTGGCCGATTACCTGGCGCTGCACCTGGCGCTTTATGGCGCGCTGGTGCTGGGTGGGGCGGCCTGGGCCGGGGGGATGCCTGTGCGGCGGGGGATCTGGCTGGGGCTGGGCCTGGCGGTTTACGGGATCGTCGTCTTTGGCGGGATCATGGATCGCTACGTGGGCAGTTTCGTGCCGCATCCGGGCCGGTTGGCGGTGATCGCCGCGATCTTGCCGGGGGCGGTTCTGGCGATGCTGGCCGATGCGGTCTTGTCGGAGGCGACGCGCGCCGCGCTGTGGCGGCGGGTGGTGGCGCGGGGGATGTTCCTGATCTCGCTCGGGATCGCGGTGGCGCTGGATTTCGAGCGGTTGTTTTTCCTGATCCTGATCCTGCCGGTGATCGGCTTGTTCTACCTGAGCTACGGGATGATGGGGCGGTTCCTGGGCAAGCGGACCGGATCGGTGGTGGCGGTTGGTGTCGGCCTGGGGGTGATCCTGGGCTGGGCGCTGGGCGTCACATTCCCGATGTTCGACCCGGGTGTGTGA
- the serB gene encoding phosphoserine phosphatase SerB has product MFTLTLVTNPAMILDPALVRALRDALGGGDAIWLDPNSAAEFSLPKPPRNLDEIRASLSAEGVDLVCQPSAGRRKKLLLADMDSTMIQQECIDELAAAAGIGAKVAAITARAMNGELDFEAALKERVALLAGLPETVIADVLATRITMMPGGATLVATMRANGAYAALVSGGFTAFTAAVAEKLGFQEHRANTLHVDQSKLTGTVAEPILGREAKVAALEDLTTKLAITEGDVLAIGDGANDLGMLTRAGLGVAVHAKPVVQAQAAHAINHGDLTTLLYIQGYAKTDFVTA; this is encoded by the coding sequence ATGTTCACCCTCACGCTTGTCACGAATCCCGCGATGATCCTCGACCCGGCGCTGGTCCGTGCGCTGCGCGACGCGCTCGGCGGCGGCGATGCCATCTGGCTCGACCCCAATTCCGCCGCCGAATTCAGCCTGCCCAAACCGCCCCGGAACCTAGACGAGATCCGCGCGAGCCTGAGCGCCGAAGGCGTCGATCTCGTCTGCCAGCCCAGCGCGGGCCGCCGCAAGAAACTGCTTCTGGCCGATATGGATTCGACCATGATCCAGCAGGAATGCATCGACGAACTGGCCGCCGCCGCCGGCATCGGGGCAAAGGTCGCGGCCATCACCGCGCGCGCCATGAACGGCGAACTGGATTTCGAGGCGGCGCTGAAGGAACGCGTGGCGCTGCTCGCGGGCCTGCCCGAAACCGTCATCGCCGATGTTCTGGCCACCCGCATCACCATGATGCCCGGCGGCGCGACGCTTGTCGCCACGATGCGCGCCAACGGGGCCTATGCCGCGCTTGTTTCGGGGGGCTTCACCGCCTTCACCGCCGCCGTGGCCGAAAAGCTCGGCTTTCAGGAACACCGCGCCAACACCCTCCATGTCGATCAGAGCAAACTGACCGGCACGGTCGCCGAACCGATCCTGGGCCGCGAGGCCAAGGTCGCAGCGCTCGAGGATCTGACCACGAAACTCGCCATCACCGAGGGCGATGTGCTCGCCATCGGCGACGGGGCCAATGACCTCGGCATGCTCACGCGCGCAGGGCTGGGGGTCGCGGTCCATGCCAAACCCGTGGTGCAGGCACAGGCCGCCCATGCGATCAACCACGGCGACCTGACCACGCTTCTCTATATCCAGGGCTACGCAAAGACCGATTTCGTCACCGCGTGA
- the gltB gene encoding glutamate synthase large subunit: MTTYDATWVAAEEAKRQWMAENSLYRDEDEHSSCGVGLVVSIDGKPSRKVVENGINALKAVWHRGAVDADGKTGDGAGIHVQIPVQFFYDQVRRTGHEPRKDELMAVGQVFLPRTNFAAQETCRTIVESEVLRMGHYIYGWRHVPVDVSVLGDKANATRPEIEQIIISNAKGVDVETFERELYVIRRRIEKAAQAAGIKELYLCSFSCRSIIYKGMMLAQDVAEFYPDLKDERFESAFAIYHQRYSTNTFPQWWLAQPFRMLAHNGEINTLKGNVNWMKSHEIRMASTYFGEMAEDIKPIIPQGSSDSGALDAVFEVLVRAGRIAPMAKTMLVPEAWSNTATELPKAWQDMYSYCNSVMEPWDGPAALAMTDGRWVCAGLDRNGLRPMRYVVTGEGMLIAGSEAGMVPVNEATVVEKGALGPGQMIAVDMTEGKLFHDTEMKDKLAASRPFGDWVGKIVDLAAETEGASERTLFEGTELRRRQVAAGYTLEELEQILAPMAEDGKEALASMGDDTPAAVLSSIYRPLSHYFRQNFSQVTNPPIDSLREYRVMSLKTRFGNLKNVLDEDSSQTEILVLESPFVANAQFEAMVRHFNAEHVTIDCTFPAGGKPDALREGLERIRHEAEDAVRSGAGHIILTDQEQGDGRVAMPMILATSAVHSWLTRQGLRTFCSLNVRSAECIDPHYFAVLVGCGATTVNAYLAQDSIADRINRGLIEGTLTEAMARYRAAVDAGLLKIMSKMGISVISSYRGGLNFEAVGLSRAMVAEYFPGMLSRISGIGVSGLQKKAEEVHAKGFLRGEGVLPIGGFYKARRSGEKHAWEATSMHMLQEACNRASYSLWKQYSEKMRSNPPIHLRDLLDIKPLGAPVPIEEVESITSIRKRFVTPGMSLGALSPEAHKTLNVAMNRIGAKSDSGEGGEDPAHFVPEPNGDNPSAKIKQVASGRFGVTAEYLNHCEELEIKVAQGAKPGEGGQLPGMKVTELIARLRHSTKGVTLISPPPHHDIYSIEDLAQLIYDLKQINPRAKVTVKLVASSGVGTIAAGVAKAKADIILISGHNGGTGASPATSIKYAGLPWEMGLTEAHQVLAMNNLRDRITLRTDGGLRTGRDIVMAAMMGAEEYGIGTAALIAMGCIMVRQCQSNTCPVGVCTQDERLRAKFTGNADKVVNLITFYAQEVREILASIGARSLDDVIGRADLLTQVSRGAAHLDDLDLNPMLITVDGAQKIKYDRNKPRNVVPDTLDAQIVADASRFLQDGEKMQLSYAVQNTLRTIGTRTSSHIVQAFGMRNALQPDHLTVKLQGSAGQSLGAFAAPGLKLEVTGDSNDYVGKGLSGGTIVVKPVQDSPLVAHENVIIGNTVLYGATDGYLFAAGRAGERFAVRNSGAKVVVEGCGSNGCEYMTGGVAVILGRIGANFGAGMTGGMAYLYDPEGIARVNMNLETLVTCPVTVAHWENQLKGLIEAHLRETGSRRAADILQHWEMERGNFLQVCPKEMLDKLSHPITQEAAAVPAE, from the coding sequence ATGACGACCTATGACGCCACCTGGGTTGCAGCCGAGGAAGCCAAGCGCCAGTGGATGGCCGAGAACAGCCTGTACCGCGACGAGGATGAACATTCGTCCTGCGGTGTGGGGCTTGTCGTGTCCATCGACGGGAAACCGTCGCGCAAGGTCGTGGAAAACGGGATCAACGCGCTGAAGGCGGTCTGGCACCGGGGCGCTGTCGATGCCGATGGCAAGACGGGCGACGGTGCGGGCATCCATGTGCAGATCCCGGTCCAGTTCTTTTACGACCAGGTCCGCCGCACCGGGCATGAGCCGCGCAAGGACGAGCTGATGGCCGTGGGCCAGGTTTTCCTGCCGCGCACCAATTTCGCGGCGCAGGAAACCTGCCGGACCATCGTGGAATCCGAAGTGCTGCGGATGGGCCATTACATCTATGGCTGGCGCCATGTGCCGGTGGATGTGTCGGTTCTGGGGGACAAGGCCAATGCGACCCGCCCCGAGATCGAGCAGATCATCATCTCGAACGCCAAGGGCGTGGATGTGGAGACCTTCGAGCGGGAGCTTTACGTCATCCGCCGCCGGATCGAGAAAGCCGCCCAGGCCGCAGGGATCAAGGAATTGTACCTGTGCAGCTTTTCGTGCCGGTCGATCATCTACAAGGGCATGATGCTGGCCCAAGACGTGGCCGAATTCTATCCCGACCTGAAGGACGAGCGCTTCGAGAGCGCATTCGCGATCTATCACCAGCGCTATTCCACCAACACCTTTCCGCAGTGGTGGTTGGCGCAGCCGTTCCGGATGCTCGCGCATAACGGCGAGATCAACACGCTCAAGGGCAACGTCAACTGGATGAAGAGCCACGAGATCCGCATGGCCTCGACCTATTTCGGGGAGATGGCCGAGGATATCAAGCCGATCATCCCGCAAGGCTCGAGCGATTCGGGCGCGCTGGATGCCGTGTTCGAGGTGCTGGTGCGCGCGGGCCGGATCGCGCCCATGGCCAAGACGATGCTGGTGCCCGAGGCCTGGTCGAACACCGCGACCGAGCTGCCCAAGGCGTGGCAGGACATGTATTCCTACTGCAATTCCGTGATGGAGCCCTGGGACGGACCCGCCGCGCTGGCCATGACCGATGGGCGCTGGGTTTGTGCGGGTCTGGACCGGAACGGTCTGCGGCCCATGCGCTATGTCGTGACGGGTGAGGGGATGCTGATCGCCGGGTCCGAGGCCGGGATGGTTCCGGTGAACGAGGCGACCGTGGTGGAAAAGGGCGCGCTTGGCCCGGGCCAGATGATCGCGGTCGACATGACCGAGGGCAAGCTGTTCCACGACACCGAGATGAAGGACAAGCTGGCGGCCTCGCGCCCCTTTGGGGATTGGGTCGGCAAGATCGTGGACCTGGCCGCCGAGACCGAGGGCGCGAGCGAAAGGACGCTGTTCGAGGGCACCGAGCTGCGCCGCCGCCAGGTCGCGGCGGGCTATACGCTGGAAGAGCTGGAGCAGATCCTTGCGCCCATGGCCGAGGATGGCAAGGAGGCGCTGGCCTCGATGGGGGACGACACGCCGGCGGCGGTTCTGTCGAGCATCTACCGCCCGCTGTCGCATTATTTCCGGCAGAATTTCAGCCAGGTGACCAACCCGCCCATCGACAGTTTGCGGGAATACCGGGTGATGAGCCTCAAGACCCGGTTCGGCAACCTCAAGAACGTGCTGGATGAGGACTCGAGCCAGACCGAGATCCTGGTCCTGGAAAGCCCCTTTGTCGCCAATGCCCAGTTCGAGGCGATGGTGCGCCATTTCAACGCCGAGCATGTCACGATCGACTGCACCTTCCCGGCGGGGGGCAAGCCCGATGCGCTGCGCGAGGGGCTGGAGCGGATCCGCCACGAGGCGGAAGATGCCGTGCGGTCCGGCGCGGGTCACATCATCCTGACCGATCAGGAGCAGGGTGACGGGCGCGTGGCGATGCCGATGATCCTTGCCACCAGTGCGGTGCATTCGTGGCTGACGCGGCAGGGGCTGCGCACCTTCTGTTCGCTGAACGTGCGGTCGGCCGAATGCATCGACCCGCATTATTTCGCGGTCCTGGTGGGCTGTGGGGCGACGACGGTCAACGCCTACCTGGCGCAGGATTCGATTGCCGACCGGATCAATCGCGGCCTGATCGAGGGCACGCTGACCGAAGCCATGGCGCGCTATCGCGCCGCGGTCGATGCGGGCCTGCTCAAGATCATGTCGAAGATGGGGATTTCGGTGATTTCCTCGTATCGGGGGGGTCTGAACTTCGAGGCTGTGGGCCTGTCCCGTGCGATGGTCGCGGAATATTTCCCCGGCATGCTGTCGCGCATCTCGGGGATCGGGGTCAGCGGTCTGCAGAAGAAGGCCGAGGAGGTTCACGCCAAGGGATTCCTGCGCGGCGAGGGCGTGTTGCCCATCGGCGGGTTCTACAAGGCGCGGCGGTCGGGCGAAAAGCACGCCTGGGAAGCGACCTCGATGCACATGCTGCAAGAGGCCTGCAACCGCGCGTCCTATAGCCTGTGGAAGCAATATTCCGAGAAGATGCGGAGCAATCCGCCGATCCACCTGCGCGATCTGCTGGACATCAAGCCGCTGGGCGCGCCGGTGCCGATCGAGGAGGTGGAAAGCATCACCTCGATCCGCAAGCGGTTCGTGACGCCGGGGATGAGCCTTGGCGCGCTGTCGCCCGAGGCGCACAAGACGCTGAACGTGGCGATGAACCGGATCGGCGCGAAATCGGATTCGGGCGAGGGCGGCGAAGATCCGGCGCATTTCGTGCCGGAGCCCAATGGCGACAACCCGAGCGCCAAGATCAAGCAGGTCGCATCGGGCCGGTTCGGCGTGACCGCCGAATACCTGAACCATTGCGAAGAGCTGGAGATCAAGGTCGCGCAAGGGGCCAAGCCCGGCGAGGGTGGCCAGCTGCCCGGCATGAAGGTGACGGAACTCATCGCGCGTCTGCGGCATTCGACCAAGGGCGTGACGCTGATTTCGCCCCCGCCGCATCACGACATCTATTCGATCGAGGATCTGGCGCAGCTGATCTATGACCTCAAGCAGATCAACCCGCGCGCCAAGGTGACGGTGAAGCTGGTGGCATCGAGCGGCGTCGGCACGATTGCCGCCGGTGTCGCCAAGGCCAAGGCGGATATCATCCTGATCTCGGGCCACAACGGCGGCACGGGGGCCAGCCCCGCGACCTCGATCAAATATGCGGGTCTGCCCTGGGAAATGGGTCTGACCGAGGCGCACCAGGTTCTGGCGATGAACAACCTGCGCGACCGGATCACGCTGCGCACCGATGGCGGTCTGCGCACCGGGCGCGACATCGTCATGGCCGCGATGATGGGAGCCGAGGAATACGGGATCGGCACCGCCGCCCTGATCGCCATGGGCTGCATCATGGTGCGCCAGTGCCAGTCCAACACCTGTCCCGTGGGGGTCTGCACGCAGGATGAACGGCTGCGGGCCAAGTTCACCGGCAATGCGGACAAGGTGGTGAACCTGATCACCTTCTACGCGCAGGAGGTTCGGGAAATCCTTGCCTCCATCGGGGCGCGGAGCCTCGATGACGTGATCGGGCGCGCCGACCTGCTGACGCAGGTGTCGCGCGGGGCGGCGCATCTGGATGATCTGGATCTCAACCCGATGCTGATCACCGTCGATGGGGCGCAGAAGATCAAGTACGACCGCAACAAGCCGCGCAATGTGGTGCCCGATACGCTGGACGCGCAGATCGTGGCCGATGCGAGCCGGTTCTTGCAGGATGGCGAGAAGATGCAGCTGTCTTATGCGGTGCAGAACACGCTGCGCACCATCGGGACGCGGACCTCGAGTCATATCGTGCAGGCGTTCGGGATGCGCAACGCGCTGCAGCCCGACCATCTGACGGTCAAGCTGCAGGGGTCGGCGGGGCAATCGCTGGGGGCCTTTGCCGCGCCGGGGCTGAAGCTGGAAGTGACGGGCGACAGCAACGATTATGTCGGCAAGGGTCTGTCGGGGGGCACCATCGTGGTCAAACCCGTGCAGGACAGCCCGCTGGTCGCGCATGAGAACGTGATCATCGGCAATACGGTGCTGTACGGGGCGACCGATGGCTACCTGTTTGCCGCCGGTCGTGCGGGCGAGCGGTTCGCCGTGCGCAATTCGGGGGCCAAGGTCGTGGTCGAGGGCTGCGGGTCGAATGGCTGCGAATACATGACCGGCGGCGTTGCCGTCATTCTGGGTCGGATCGGGGCCAATTTCGGCGCCGGGATGACCGGGGGCATGGCGTATCTGTATGACCCCGAGGGGATCGCGCGGGTGAACATGAACCTCGAGACGCTGGTGACCTGCCCGGTCACGGTGGCGCATTGGGAGAACCAGTTGAAGGGTCTGATCGAGGCGCATCTGCGCGAGACCGGATCGCGGCGCGCGGCCGATATCCTCCAGCATTGGGAGATGGAGCGCGGCAATTTCCTGCAGGTTTGCCCCAAGGAGATGCTGGACAAGCTGTCCCATCCGATCACCCAGGAGGCGGCGGCCGTTCCGGCGGAGTAA
- a CDS encoding NAD(P)-dependent oxidoreductase — protein sequence MAKQPMLKFVTVDKEMPEKRPPNLRREDFGEIYGEYARDKASEQAGRCSQCGVPYCQSHCPLHNNIPDWLKLTAEGRLQEAYELSQATNTFPEICGRICPQDRLCEGNCVIEQSGHGTVTIGSVEKYLTDTAWDEGWVKPIAPSVERPESVGIIGAGPGGLAAADMLRRAGLQVTVYDRYDRAGGLMTYGIPGFKLEKDVVMRRIAQLEAAGIEFVQNCDVGSSISFDAIRGKHDFVVIATGVYKSRDLNAPGVGAAGIVRAIDYLTASNRKSFGDEVPEFESGELNAKGKRVVVIGGGDTAMDCVRTAIRQDAVSVKCLYRRDKANMPGSQREVANAEEEGVDFVWLSTPKGFAGGDAVDGVMVQKMRLGQPDATGRQSPEIIEGADYVEGADLVIKALGFEPEDLPTLWGCPELEVTRWGTIKANFRTHETQIPNVYAVGDIVRGASLVVWAIRDGREAAEAILEKLAVSGAVAAE from the coding sequence GTGGCCAAGCAACCCATGTTGAAATTCGTGACCGTCGACAAAGAGATGCCCGAGAAGCGTCCGCCGAATCTACGCCGGGAAGATTTCGGAGAAATTTACGGCGAATATGCGCGTGACAAGGCGTCGGAACAGGCGGGGCGGTGCAGCCAGTGCGGCGTGCCCTATTGCCAGTCGCATTGTCCGCTGCACAACAACATTCCTGATTGGCTCAAGCTGACCGCCGAAGGGCGGCTGCAGGAAGCCTATGAGCTGAGCCAGGCGACCAACACCTTTCCCGAGATCTGTGGCCGGATCTGCCCGCAGGACCGTCTGTGCGAAGGCAATTGCGTCATCGAGCAATCGGGCCATGGCACCGTCACGATCGGGTCGGTCGAGAAATACCTGACCGATACCGCCTGGGACGAAGGTTGGGTGAAGCCCATCGCGCCGTCGGTGGAACGCCCTGAATCCGTTGGGATCATCGGTGCGGGCCCCGGTGGTCTGGCCGCGGCCGACATGCTGCGCCGGGCCGGTCTGCAGGTCACGGTCTATGACCGCTACGACCGCGCGGGCGGGCTGATGACCTATGGCATTCCCGGATTCAAGCTGGAGAAGGATGTCGTGATGCGCCGCATCGCGCAGCTGGAAGCGGCGGGGATCGAGTTTGTCCAAAATTGCGACGTCGGCAGCTCGATCAGCTTTGACGCCATTCGCGGCAAGCATGATTTCGTGGTCATCGCGACCGGCGTCTACAAGTCGCGCGACCTGAACGCACCGGGTGTGGGCGCTGCGGGCATCGTGCGGGCGATCGACTATCTGACCGCGTCCAACCGCAAGAGTTTCGGCGATGAAGTGCCGGAATTCGAGAGCGGCGAATTGAACGCCAAGGGCAAGCGCGTCGTCGTGATCGGCGGTGGCGACACGGCGATGGATTGCGTGCGCACGGCGATCCGGCAGGATGCGGTCAGCGTCAAATGCCTGTATCGCCGCGACAAGGCGAACATGCCGGGAAGCCAGCGCGAAGTCGCCAATGCCGAGGAAGAAGGCGTTGATTTCGTATGGCTTTCCACGCCCAAGGGTTTTGCCGGCGGCGATGCCGTGGATGGCGTGATGGTGCAGAAGATGCGCCTGGGTCAGCCGGATGCGACGGGCCGTCAAAGCCCCGAGATCATTGAGGGCGCGGATTACGTCGAGGGCGCGGATCTTGTCATCAAGGCGCTGGGCTTCGAGCCCGAGGATCTTCCGACGCTTTGGGGTTGCCCGGAGCTGGAAGTGACGCGCTGGGGCACGATCAAGGCCAATTTCCGCACCCATGAAACCCAGATCCCCAATGTCTATGCCGTGGGCGATATCGTGCGGGGCGCGAGCCTTGTGGTCTGGGCGATCCGGGACGGGCGCGAGGCGGCCGAGGCGATCCTCGAGAAGCTGGCGGTCAGCGGCGCGGTCGCGGCGGAATGA